A portion of the Lolium rigidum isolate FL_2022 chromosome 1, APGP_CSIRO_Lrig_0.1, whole genome shotgun sequence genome contains these proteins:
- the LOC124683501 gene encoding N-(5'-phosphoribosyl)anthranilate isomerase 1, chloroplastic-like — protein sequence MEYSSSKRASPSISLTSSAVDAARNDPVVKMCGITSARDAECAAKAGAKLIGMILWPNSKRSVQLSEAKEISRVAKSYGAEPVGVFVDDDEETILRLSDACNLELIQLHGDSSRVLLPALAKNNRIVYVLNADGDGKLINSPPSEEYAIDWFLVDSAEGGSGKGFNWEKFRMPPAKSKNGWLLAGGLHADNVCQAASALKPNGVDVSSGICSTDGISKDPNRISSFMRSVQSLSSQ from the exons ATGGAATATTCGTCCAGCAAACGAGCTAGCCCTTCCATTTCCTTAACTTCCAGTGCGGTGGATGCGGCAAGAAACGATCCCGTAGTCAAAATGTGTGGCATCACATCTGCTAGAGATGCAGAATGTGCTGCAAAGGCTGGAGCTAAGCTTATCGGGATGATTCTTTGGCCCAACTCCAAGCGATCTGTTCAGCTGTCAGAAGCCAAAGAAATATCCAGAGTAGCAAAGTCTTACGGGGCTGAACCTGTTGGTGTGTTTGTCGATGACGACGAAGAGACCATCTTAAGATTATCCGATGCATGCAACCTTGAACTCATTCAG CTTCATGGAGATAGCTCTCGAGTACTACTTCCTGCTCTTGCCAAGAACAACCGAATTGTATATGTTCTGAATGCTGATGGGGATGGAAAACTTATCAATTCTCCTCCCAGCGAAGAATATGCCATTGACTGGTTTTTGGTGGATAGTGCGGAGGGTGGAAG TGGCAAAGGATTCAACTGGGAGAAATTTCGAATGCCGCCAGCCAAAAGCAAGAATGGCTGGCTGTTAGCAGGAGGCCTTCATGCGGATAATGTTTGCCAAGCCGCTTCTGCTCTAAAACCAAATGGCGTGGATGTTAGCAGTGGAATATGTTCTACTGATGGTATAAGTAAGGACCCGAATAGAATATCGTCCTTCATGAGAAGTGTACAATCTTTGAGTTCCCAGTGA